From the genome of Peptostreptococcaceae bacterium:
TGTGGCAACGGCTGTTAGGGTGATACAAGCCCTTAGAGAGTTGCCTAAGGAATATAGGCTCGAGAAAATTTACGGGTGCGAGGTATGGAGGAATTTAGATTGGTTATTAGATGAGGATAAAGTAGCTTTTGATCTTAGTTCGCATCAAAACATTGGAGCGGCTTTGGTCAGTGTTTTTGATTCTCAAATAAGCGGTGGGAAGAGATATGATCTAGCCATTGCAGGAAGAAAAAAAGCAAACGCCACATTTTCAGCATCGCATGCATTGGATTTGGCTGAGGAAATGTCCTTTGCCATGGATTTAACGCCGTTGATTACGGATGCTAATTTAGAGATAGGTGCGTATATAGACACCTATCTCAGCAGATTTGCAAAAGATGTAAAGATGAAAATAGGAAAATTCGAGTAAATACAGGTAAAGCAGGGGGGACGGGGTTATTGCTTCACCTGGAAAAGGACTAAAAAGGGACAGACATTTTTTTGTCCATAAAGCAGGTGGGCGAGCGTAAAAATAAACAAATTAATATATCAATATTTAGAGAAATGATTTCAATAAAACTCAAATGAATTTGCATAAAAATCATTATAATTTCACTAAAATATAAAATATTTGCATTAAATCGTAGTAGAAAAGCAGGACGGGGTTATTGCTTCACATGAATTGGGTCTGACACCTTTTTACCGGACAGTACTAGGTTTCATAAAAAACGCACTACAATAGGCACTATCAGCAATGTTTTCAAAATTTCATATTAAATTTCTGTTTTTTATTTTACATCTTGTGTCCGGAGTTATGGGGCCAAGGTCCTTTTAAACGACTCCACGACACCATCCAATATGTCACCAACTTTCAAAGCGGCTATGGAGGAGATATTCATCTGTATTTTTTTGATGTAAAAGAAGAAATCTCTATATCACCAACGATGAGCAAGTGTATGAAAATTATCGCTGGACCGTAAAAAACAAGGAACAGGTAAAAATGATCATCAGAACGCCATCATCCATAAAAATCGACAAATACCTGGAAACCTATAGGTTGTTGCATTATGTATACGACTTTGGAGATGAGTGGGAGATCAATATAGCACTGGAAAAAATTGTGGATGATTATTGCTTTGGTTATCCGACGGTGTTGGATGGCGCAGGAGATGCCCCTCCGGAGGATTTGGGACAAGTACCGAAAATCGGAAAAATCGTAGAAAAGAGAGTAATTAAAAGAGAAGAAAAGAGGAGGTCTAAGATTTATGTTTCATTTACCAAAGAATAAAAGAAGTGTGGCAATAATAGCTGGTCTTATAGGTAATATTGTTGAATGGTACGATTTTGCTCTATATGGATTTATGGCAGTAATTATTTCGCGACTTTTTTTTCCTAGTGATTATGGCAGTTTATCTTTATTTGCTACATATGGTATTTTTGCTTCAGGATTTGTCATGAGACCTATTGGAGCAGGATTATTTGGTTGGATTGGGGATACCTATGGGAGAAGTAAAACAATGATTATCTCTGTAGCGATGATGATGATTCCCACTTTTGCACTAGGTCTGCTCCCAACCTATAAAAGCATTGGAATTTTTGCACCAATATTACTCGTCTTGATTCGATTAATCCAGGGACTGTCTGTAGGAGGAGAGTTTTCAAGTTCGGTAACGTATTTGGTAGAGACTTCACCTCCGAAGAAAAGGGGTTTGTCTGGAAGCTGGGCCAACGTGGGTAGTGGAGCAGGAATGTTATTGGGTTCCCTTGCGGCTTCGCTGGCAACAAATTTTTTTAGCGATGCTACGCTCATGGCCTGGGGTTGGAGGGTACCTTTTCTATTTGGGGGTATTTTAGGGGGCTTTTCAGTTATGCTGAGAAAAAACCTCCCAAAATCTCCTCATTTTGTGGAAAACAAACCAAAAGAAAGGAAAACTTCACCAATAAAAGAGGTGTTTTCCAAGAATTTGAAGGAGACCATGCAAGGGATGATTTTTGCCTCTGGCTATGGAGCACTTTTTTATCTAATTATGGTCTACCTTCCTACTTGGCTGAATGAATACAATGGTTTCCTTTTGAAGGATGTAATGAAGATCAATACAGTTGCAACGGCTGAGATCATGTTGCTGATTCCTTTGATGGGTTGGATTTCGGATCGCTTTATCAAGCGGACGCACTTTGTGTCCATCAGTATAGTTATGATTGCAATCATATCCTTTCCCATGATGATGTGGCTAAAAGGCGGAAGTATGATATCTGCTTGGGTGGCACAGCTGGTTTTGGCTTTATTCATGGCAGTTATTAGTGGTGTAGCTCCTACTATGTTTGCCGAACTCTTTCCCAGCCGTGATCGGCGCTCAGGTTACTCGATTTCCTTTAACGTTGGTATGGGCATGATTGGTGGATCTACGCCAATGATAGTAACATGGCTGATATCAAAAACCAATATAACGTTGATCCCTGCTGCATATATCGTCTTTTGGTCTTTCATCAGCTTGATCGGTTTGTTTTGGATGACGGAT
Proteins encoded in this window:
- a CDS encoding MFS transporter; translation: MFHLPKNKRSVAIIAGLIGNIVEWYDFALYGFMAVIISRLFFPSDYGSLSLFATYGIFASGFVMRPIGAGLFGWIGDTYGRSKTMIISVAMMMIPTFALGLLPTYKSIGIFAPILLVLIRLIQGLSVGGEFSSSVTYLVETSPPKKRGLSGSWANVGSGAGMLLGSLAASLATNFFSDATLMAWGWRVPFLFGGILGGFSVMLRKNLPKSPHFVENKPKERKTSPIKEVFSKNLKETMQGMIFASGYGALFYLIMVYLPTWLNEYNGFLLKDVMKINTVATAEIMLLIPLMGWISDRFIKRTHFVSISIVMIAIISFPMMMWLKGGSMISAWVAQLVLALFMAVISGVAPTMFAELFPSRDRRSGYSISFNVGMGMIGGSTPMIVTWLISKTNITLIPAAYIVFWSFISLIGLFWMTDRSREPLR